One Argentina anserina chromosome 6, drPotAnse1.1, whole genome shotgun sequence genomic window, GAGATAGCATCACTTCATTCTGCGAGCATGATTTTTCTCTAGTCACTGGCCTTAAATGTGGTGAGTTTCCACAAAGAGTCGAGGTTGAACCCAGTGCCATACCGCTGAAGGAAAAGTACTTTCGAAACCTTAAGTCGATTCCCTTTACGTCATTGGAAGACTCATTTTCTGAATGCGAAGTGGCAGATGACAGTTTGAAGTTGGCACTGGTTTTATTTGCGGAGGGTGTCTTGAATGGGCGAGAGAAATATAAGCCAATAGAAATGCAGTTTCTTATGTTAGTGGAGAACCTTCCTGAGTTTAACAACTACCCGTGGGGGTCTTTCTCATGGAATCACACTTTTGAATGCCTACGTGAAGATTTAGTTAGTGGAGTCAGATATTCTCTTAAGGGGTTTCCTCCAGCATTCCAGGTATTTCTTTGCTTAATTTTGTCTGTGTGCAACTTATGTATGTGAGATGCTGACAATTATATACTCACTCTATACTCTATAGTCTCTGTCTTTGGACACTAAACTCTATTTTGTCTTCCTGAGTGTTCTTATCTCCTCTTAAAATCTATTTGCAAACTTAGTTTTGTGAATATTTTCGTCATTGgtttacttataattaattaacagCAATAGTAAATGATGTCTGGTATCTTCAATTcttatttcaaaatttaattgCATTTATTGTTGCTTTTCAGGTTTGGGCTTATGAAGTCATTCCTGACTTGATGCAATACAAGCTGTGTTGCAAGATCAATACTACTAATTCTTATCCAAGGATCATTACCTGGACGACACCCAGGGGGAAACCAACGATGGACAAACTTgcaaaaatatttgaaaaagATCCCGTAAGTTATTAGAATTACAATGATGATAGTTATCTTCAATCCTACTTAATTTACTCACCTGTTTATATTTCATTATAATGTTTTGGGTTCCCAAATTTAAAGTCTGGAGAGACTGACATTGCGCTATTATAAATGTGTCCAAGTTGTTTATGTTCAGAACGATACTTATATGCAACATATTTACTGTAGCGACTAGAGTTGTTTCACTGATGGCCACAGAAATAGAGAAACAACAATCATGGTGGACTTTTGGTGAATTACAACTGTTGTCCTGGGGAGCAAAACGAATGAAGCCAAATGTATCAAGCCGACAATTGTTGAAGGAGAAGTGAGTTTTTTTTGCTGTTTGTGGAAACTAGTGTTTAATGCAGTAACAATCTTATGATTCATTTTGTTTCATGTGCTGTGCTTCAGCTGAGATCCAAGATGGAATACATGTTAAAGGAGCTACGTGTCATGAAGAAACAGATTAAAATCTTAAAGAAAGGTAGTCGAAACTCAGGATCCAGTGTTCACAATGAAAAGATTCGCTCAAGAAACCGTAGGAAtctgaaaaaaagagaggcaaAGACCGCAAATCTCGCTCGTCACTAACCAGAAAGGGCAATTCCAAAGGTGGTAATTCACATGTCAGGAAATCCTCTACTGGTGATGATGATACTCATGAAGGCGATAATCCTTGGAACAAGGATGAAATCTGGAATAATGCGGACAAGGACAATTCAGACCATGGCCATGCATCCTCTCCGGTAGATTATCCGCTAAAggtgctctctctctccccctcagGTTAAAAAAACTAGTACATTTACATGCATTTCAAAAACTTGGGAATTTATAGGAAATCGGTTTGTGGCAAGCGAGACACCCTTAAACAgaatataaaaagatactaACCAAACCGATAAACATAAGATTATTCTTAAGGAACTTAACTGATAATAATTacattatattaaatttaccTCGCTCATTGTCTGTACGGTTTGTACAATGTCAACAGCCTgtgttaaatatatattataaattttaaatcttGACAGATTTATTGTGTTTCTGATGTGcactaatttatatatttgttgtGGTATTTGCAAGTCTATTGAAAAACTCTTTATGTTGTGACGACTTTAAATGGATACACTTGATATACCCCAGGCAACTGAGGAGGATGCCCTTGATATCGATGTGGCTCTGGAAGAGAACATATGTCATATTGATGCAGAGGACACACCTGACTTTGGGAATGGTGATGATATGAACATGGTAGCTTCAATGTGCAAATCACTTGAGGAGAATATCGAAACTAACAAACTGATTGAAATGCTTGGGTTAGTTGATAAATGCGAGCAGTTATATGCTCTAAACAATAAATCACATCACGATTGAAAGAATCTCTTGTCGATCCCAAAGCTTTAAATATAGAGAATGTTCTTTTCAATGTAGAGCTGGTGGAAGTATCAGATATTGTCACAAACGGGGATAGTGGGGAGAGTCTATTTATTGAAGATGATagtgaaaagatattcaatgaGAAAGTGAGAACTGAATATACGGGAAAATACCAAAGAAAGAGCTGTAGAGTTAGGAGACCGGGACCTCATCTGGTTACCCCTTTTAGAGTTGGTGTTccaaacaaaaagagaagaatacAGACTTATAACCCCCTTAAGCCTCTCCCCAAGAAATCGCGTGACGAGCTTAAAGAATTGATTGAAAAATGGAATGCAACACCGTGGTAATGTTAAGTTTTCGTTAAATTGAATTTTAATATTACTcccttatttaaaaaattgatatGTTAATTCAAACCATTgactatatatttttatattgttgtgGATGCACAGCTTAAAAATCTGTGTAGAAGGCAATATTGTTGAACCACAGTTTATTCTTGATATTATTAAAGTTGGAGCATGGCTATCATTCTCGGTGAGTATCCTGAACTCGCTATCACCTTAATATTGTTAATGTAAGACGTCATCCACATCTTATTAGTCATgatctttctttttgttatcTTAGCATATCGATGTTGGATTGACTTTGTTACGTAAGAGGCGCGTAGATCATCCTGCTGTGTTTGGAACCAACTGGACCACAACTGATTATTCATTCTCGGTAATCTTTCTTGCATCATTTATAGTTCTTATTATATCTGATAGTTACGGTCGATTGATTAATTATGAGATTAAAAGATTTAATGTGCTTAATGAAGTCAATATAACCTAGAGCtgcaacaaacaaaaaacaaatgtTTCCAATAGTGTATAAACCAAACATACCAAGAACAAAAGCTAGATGATTGGGTCCCTATTTGAGGGATATGATGATCTTATTCCCCTAGGTTCTGTTAGTCAACAAAAATAGTAGTGAAATTGTTTTTTTGAAGCaggaaactatatacaatCTTGATAGGTTTGAACAtttgcattttttttcttttctgttagATATCTCGTATTTTGCTTATGAAGTGGAATTGGACATGGTGTTTTCATACAGGCGTTTCTGATTGTTGACTATGAGAAGACCAAGAATTTGGCTGACATGAGCAATTGGTGCCCAGATACACGGCTTGATAAGTATATGAGAGGAACTAGACCTTCATTTAGCACATCTTGGGATGAAGTTGATCTCATTTATATGCCAATTATTGTGTCGACAAATCACTGGCTCCTTGTTGTAGCTAATTTGGCGGATTGTTACATGACGGTGTATGATCCAAGAGTTAATTTGCACACATGGGATGAGTTGATGATTGAACTTAAACCATTAGCAGTTATGTTCCCTCATCTACTCAATAAGTTTGGTATTTCTAGAAGTATAACAAACTTTAATGGGTCATTATCCCCTTGGCCCATCAGCCTGACTAAGAATGTTCCTCAACAAACGACAGAGTAAGTTGATGTTGATCTTATTTTTCATGCTTACAATATTTCCATAAATGTTCAAAGTATTTAACATATTAAATTCTTGATAATTTTTTCAGTGACTGTGGGGTGTACACCATCAAATTCGTTGACTGCTTAACTGCATCTTTCGACCTCGGCAACTGGTCTAAGTATGACATACAGAGTATCCGTCTCCGATTGGCAATTGAGTTAATAAGCGGATCTGCCTACTTGTGGTGAATGTTGTGTTGGAAGAGTTGATGTATGAAACTTCTATAAATATGCATGTATTCGCAATGGATGATCAAATAAATAGTCCTTATGTGGTTATCTGCACTGTTTTTGGATGCAATTGTTTTTTGGGTTAATGTCATGGCTGTTTTGTAGTGAATGACTTGATAACATGAAACACATTAGGATTAACCCACGTTATGTTTGTTATGGCTATGGTTTGTGGACCAAGTAAATTGTCTTTTCCTTTCTTGTTATCTTATATCTTACTCTTTAGATCACTAAGTATCACCAAATACTTAAAAATTCTACATTCAGTATATCATAAGACCTCTCTAGAGCAAAACcatttgaaaaataatttcaaaGCCCAAATCGATTAATGCACATTTGTCCATTTGCAttactctaaaattaaaaattaatttattatgTAACAAAATAAGTTCGACATTCGAGCTGTATTGTTCTAGAAAGCTAGTTTAACGCCTTCTTCGATGATTCCGATATTTGCGTGGCCCATCGTATTTAGACTTCTTTGCTGCAAGCAATTCCCACAGTTCATCAAACCTTGATCATTCGATTCCAAGTAATGTGTTGTAATGGTAATGTTGACGGCAGCATGTACTTCGTTTTAAGGATTTTTGACTATTTCCAATGCTAGTTGTTTGCGTTGATCCACAAAATTGAACTGCACATGCATGCGGAAATTTTATTAGGCTATTGGCATGAGCCCTAAAATTGCATCATACAGTATGGCCAAAAGAACTTACCCCTTCGTACCATCTATTGTTATAGTACTGCATATGCCTTATGACATAAATCCCACCATCATGGTCATTGTCTTGAATATGGTTAGATTCTGGATTGATGATTGTGAAAGAAGCAAACTGAAATGGAACATTGAAAGACATTCACAAATCATGCGAACATTGTCAAGCAACCAGATCTGCCAACATAGTAAAAATGTTATATAATGCTTATTATATATCCAAGAAACATTctcaataataaaataatcataTATCAAAGAATAGTGTGAATCACATATGATCTACCCATGAAAAAAGGCTATGATTGATGTCAGTTAATAAAGGTAACTCATTATGCCAGTCCAAAACAACTCCCCAGTGTTATTTTATTAGAGAAGTTAATTCTAGTAGCTCAAAAGAAAAACTCTGAACCTAAAAAGGTGGCCACTTCAACAGAAAGTTTGATTCTTGGGCACACAGCCAATGCTAAGTTCACCTACTTTCTAAGATTCAACCTCATATTAACCCCTAAGTTTCGTTATAGGGTGCACACTGCACACAGACACACAAAGACACAGGCACACAAAACAACCTC contains:
- the LOC126798342 gene encoding uncharacterized protein LOC126798342, yielding MQESLTAEYKIPEEDWFSTNPSSLSHHSRIIRNILEKLNGVQLETFRSSCFGHLLSITEMVFSCQLIHALRLRQIKSDMKDGLKFFIGDSITSFCEHDFSLVTGLKCGEFPQRVEVEPSAIPLKEKYFRNLKSIPFTSLEDSFSECEVADDSLKLALVLFAEGVLNGREKYKPIEMQFLMLVENLPEFNNYPWGSFSWNHTFECLREDLVSGVRYSLKGFPPAFQVWAYEVIPDLMQYKLCCKINTTNSYPRIITWTTPRGKPTMDKLAKIFEKDPRLELFH
- the LOC126800657 gene encoding uncharacterized protein LOC126800657 — its product is MATEIEKQQSWWTFGELQLLSWGAKRMKPNLRSKMEYMLKELRVMKKQIKILKKGDNPWNKDEIWNNADKDNSDHGHASSPVDYPLKATEEDALDIDVALEENICHIDAEDTPDFGNELVEVSDIVTNGDSGESLFIEDDSEKIFNEKVRTEYTGKYQRKSCRVRRPGPHLVTPFRVGVPNKKRRIQTYNPLKPLPKKSRDELKELIEKWNATPCLKICVEGNIVEPQFILDIIKVGAWLSFSHIDVGLTLLRKRRVDHPAVFGTNWTTTDYSFSAFLIVDYEKTKNLADMSNWCPDTRLDKYMRGTRPSFSTSWDEVDLIYMPIIVSTNHWLLVVANLADCYMTVYDPRVNLHTWDELMIELKPLAVMFPHLLNKFGISRSITNFNGSLSPWPISLTKNVPQQTTDDCGVYTIKFVDCLTASFDLGNWSKYDIQSIRLRLAIELISGSAYLW